The DNA window TTGAATATTAAAagtaatatttactttttcaaattctatattaaaagtaaaatttactttttcaaataattaatgtatctaaacatatatattaattattcaataaaattgaaaagataaattttttttttttaattttttactacCGATATAATCCGGTTCGGAGATGGGTTTTAGCATCAAGTGATTTCAGTTGCGGAGATCGATGAAAAGATAAATTTTAGtataataatatttgtattttattaaaTACACATAAATTGTTACATGATCATGATGGATTAAAAAACACTCTACAAAATActagttaaataattttaattatttttgaaggtctaaaatttgaatttttatttgtcATCAATGACTCGTAATCTACCtttaataaaaaaaccaaaattgtttttgaagaaaaactgaCCCAGTTTTTTAAAAGCAGTAAGAATCCAACACCCAATTCGTCCCCCTCTCATCTCCGTAAACGGTGAAGGGTTTTGCATCGGAAGGACCTGAGGCTGAGGTAATCCCGCCATTTCTTAATTTTCAATTCCATTTTCAGATATTGACCCCTTTCCCTAATTGCATCCTTTCCAATTTCCATTTTCTCCCTCTCAAACGGAAATGGTGAGACATTGTTTTTATATGTATCTAGTCGTTGATGATCTACTCTGATTTCTTTCCCCGATTATATGTTTAATTTATGAATCATTTCTAAAATTGTTTAACATTACAGGAATGGGAGTTAGTAAAACAGAAGTAAACTTGAGGAGATTGCTTACAGCTGCTCCTCACCAGCTAAACCAGCCAAAACTTGTACATGTATGTCTCAAAATATAGCTTACCCCTCTAAAATCCGACTCCCAAACCTACATTTTATGTTGATCTCAATTACCTATAACTTATTTGctatttttattgaaataatgtcGCGTTGATTCTGCAGTATGTTGCTACTTTGCGTCAACAACTAGAACAATTGGATGACCACTTGCCAAGGTAGTATGTTTCTTTATATTGATTACATTTTTTAAAACTGATTGGCCAGTTTATTTCCTCTTCTACCTTCTTAGATCATTTGTAATCCATTATCTAAATCTGTTATATTCCTGCTATATATTTCTCTACTGATTATGTGCATtctttgatgtttgtgtaaatgcAGGATCTCAAAGGCTATGTTGAACGATTATTCAGACAAGATTGAAGCCATTGCATCAAAATTGGTTCATGTGGTATGTATTTGTTAGCTATTGCTTCttggaaaaaatattaaaatgcaaAGGGATCATTAGAGCAACTGACTAAACATTTGAGGTTCCTTTTTTGCATCACTATAATGGGCAATGCCGTTAACAAAAGGATGGAATTATTTGTACTTGGTTGGAATGCATCATAAGGCAATGCAATTTGCTCCGTTGTTTCCTATTTATATATTCCGTTTTAGAATTTAGCTAAACAAGCACTTAGTGATTGTGATATAACAATTTAAATTTTCAGCCTGACATAGAAGTATCTGAAAAAGACATTGAGAGAAATGTTAAAGAATGCCCTTCCGAAATTGAGGAAAAAATGCCGATGTCACCTTCTTCTGGATTGCGAAGAAGGCCTGTGTAAGTTAATGTTAACCTTTTTCACTGCTGCTTGTATTTTGCAGGCTGTTATACCATTACTCATTTGATTCATTGGACAGAGCTGCCTCAAGTACTGAAGATAGAGCACACGAGCCTTCTGAGACCGATCACTTATCATCTGTTAAATTGGATACTGCAGGACATGCACATATTGAAAAACACAGGTACATTTGAAGTTTGTTTGATGGTGGGTGAGTCAGTACTACTACAGGGAAGTGTCCATAACCTATAAACCTTAGGTTCCTATGCAAATTTTTTAAAACTACAAAggtatatatttttgaaaataggaCTGATATTTTGAGCTCAATGTTACTGAATATGTTGAACTACTAGCACTGCTATATTTAGAAGTTTACTTTAGTCATCATTGACATATTCTCTCAATGCTTTGTTATTGATCATATTAATTGTTGTACTTTTTTGTTGAAACTTTTACTCCTCAGAAAGCTTCAAAATGATTTGACAGAAGAGAT is part of the Vicia villosa cultivar HV-30 ecotype Madison, WI linkage group LG2, Vvil1.0, whole genome shotgun sequence genome and encodes:
- the LOC131647128 gene encoding uncharacterized protein LOC131647128, which translates into the protein MGVSKTEVNLRRLLTAAPHQLNQPKLVHYVATLRQQLEQLDDHLPRISKAMLNDYSDKIEAIASKLVHVPDIEVSEKDIERNVKECPSEIEEKMPMSPSSGLRRRPVAASSTEDRAHEPSETDHLSSVKLDTAGHAHIEKHRKLQNDLTEEMVVLAKQLKESSLMMSQSVKDTVKILDSTEQAIEHSLASTGRVNVRANAIYSESSKTSCLTWLVMFVMTFVFVMVILLVRVT